The genomic DNA GCATGTGGCTGGCCTCCGGCAGTGGTTACGTCGCCGAGATCTGCGCGGGGTCGGGCATCGACTGGATGCTGCTGGACCAGGAACACGCCCCCAACGACTTGCGGACCACGCTGGACCAATTACAGGTGCTGGCGGGTTATCCCGACGTTGACGTGCTGGTCCGTCCACCGTCCGCCGACCCCGTCGCCATCAAGCGGCTGCTCGACGTCGGTGCGCAGAACATCATGGTGCCGATGATCGACAATGCCGAGCAGGCCAGCGGGGCGGTGGCGGCCACCCGCTACCCGCCCGCCGGTATCCGCGGTGTCGGCAGCGCACTGGCGCGCGCCTCCCGGTGGAACCGGATATCGGACTACCTGTCCACGGCGGACGCATCGGTGTCGCTGACCGTTCAGGTGGAAACGGTGGCGGGGCTGGAACAGCTGGGCGACATCGCCGAAGTCGACGGGGTGGACGCGGTATTCATCGGACCCGCCGACCTGGCCGCGTCGATGGGCAAGCTCGGCCAGCCCGAGCACCCGGATGTAGTGAGCGTGATCGAGGACGCGCTGGCCACGATCGTGGCACACGGGAAGTGCGCCGGGGTGAACGCATTCAACGAGAAAATCGCCCGACGGTATGTCGCCGTCGGAGCGGATTTCGTTCTGGTGGGAGCCGACGTGGCGCTGTTGGCCCGAGGTGCCGAGCAGCTGGCCGACCGGTATCGCCAGTCGTCGTGAAAGATCATTATCTGACTATGTCGTCACGATCTGTACGGAGGAATGGTGGGCTACAACTGGCATATATCGCGTCACCCTATCGCCGCAGAGATGTTGGTTCTGACGATAATGTCACCTATAATCGCTAACCATGGACCTGAACTTCACCCCTGATCAGATCGAGTTTCGTGATCAGGTCCGCACCTGGCTCGACGAGAACAAGCCGACCGAACCTCGCCCCCGCGACGACTCGGGCATCCGCGATTACGATCTGGCCTGGCAGCGCACCCAATGGGAGGGCGGTTGGGCGGGAATCGCCTGGCCGACCGAATACGGTGGTAAGGGCTTGACCCTGCTGCAGCAGCTCATCTGGTACGAGGAGTACGCCGCCAGGGGATTTCCCGGTATCGACGCCTGCTTCGTCGGACTCTCGCATGCCGGACCAACCTTGATCACCCGGGCCACCGACGAACAGAAGTCGTTCCATCTTCCGAAAATCCTTCGGGGCGAAGTGCTCTGGTGTCAGGGCTTCTCCGAGCCGGACGCCGGGTCGGATCTGGCCGCACTCCGCACCAGGGCAGTGATCGATGGTGACCATCTGGTGGTCTCCGGGCAGAAGTTGTGGACGAGCTTCGCCACGATCTCCGACTACCAGGAACTCTTGGTACGCACCGACAACACCGGCAGCAAGCACAAGGGCATTACCTGGGTCATCTGCGATATGAAGACGCCAGGGATCGACATCCGCCCGATCGAGACGATCGAGGGCAGTGCGGAATTCTGCGAGGTCTTCTACGACGACGTCCGGATCCCACTGTCCAACGTGGTCGGCGACGTCGGTGCGGGCTGGTCCGTCGCGATGGCCACGTTGTCGTTCGAGCGGGGTACCGCCTTCACCGCCAACCAGGTTCGGCTGGCCAAGATCATCGAAGACCTCATCGACTATGCGCGCGATCACGTCGGCCCCGACGGTCGCAGACCCGCGATCGCCGACGACGAGATCGCGCGGCGGTTGGCGCATGCGCGGGCGTCGGTGGCCTCGCTACGGGCGCTGACCTACACCAACA from Mycobacterium sp. DL440 includes the following:
- a CDS encoding aldolase/citrate lyase family protein, whose protein sequence is MWLASGSGYVAEICAGSGIDWMLLDQEHAPNDLRTTLDQLQVLAGYPDVDVLVRPPSADPVAIKRLLDVGAQNIMVPMIDNAEQASGAVAATRYPPAGIRGVGSALARASRWNRISDYLSTADASVSLTVQVETVAGLEQLGDIAEVDGVDAVFIGPADLAASMGKLGQPEHPDVVSVIEDALATIVAHGKCAGVNAFNEKIARRYVAVGADFVLVGADVALLARGAEQLADRYRQSS
- a CDS encoding acyl-CoA dehydrogenase family protein, whose product is MDLNFTPDQIEFRDQVRTWLDENKPTEPRPRDDSGIRDYDLAWQRTQWEGGWAGIAWPTEYGGKGLTLLQQLIWYEEYAARGFPGIDACFVGLSHAGPTLITRATDEQKSFHLPKILRGEVLWCQGFSEPDAGSDLAALRTRAVIDGDHLVVSGQKLWTSFATISDYQELLVRTDNTGSKHKGITWVICDMKTPGIDIRPIETIEGSAEFCEVFYDDVRIPLSNVVGDVGAGWSVAMATLSFERGTAFTANQVRLAKIIEDLIDYARDHVGPDGRRPAIADDEIARRLAHARASVASLRALTYTNICEALKTETPGPRGSIVKLMYAELAKQIGKLAMDVIGPASSRHSSRWDVDGWVGYYYYSFSQAIGGGTSEIQRNIVGERVLGLPR